The following are encoded together in the Arcobacter aquimarinus genome:
- the gatB gene encoding Asp-tRNA(Asn)/Glu-tRNA(Gln) amidotransferase subunit GatB, whose amino-acid sequence MFEVIIGLEVHAQLNTNSKLFCSCATSFGEEPNTNVCPTCLGLPGALPVLNKEAVHKAIMLGTALKAKINKKSVFNRKNYFYPDLPSGYQISQFEIPVVGLGELVIDFPDGRQKTIGVTRAHLENDAGKNIHAGNASHVDLNRAGTPLLEIVSEPDMRSAEEAVLYLKKLHSIVRYLGISDANMQEGSFRCDVNVSIRPKGDTNLYTRCEIKNMNSFRFIEKAIHYEVNRHIEAWEDGVHSTEIVQETRLFDPSTGETRSMRGKEDAADYRYFPDPDLLPLIITDEMIAEYSKIPELPDEKKERFVKEYGLKEYDASVITSSLEMANFFDEMMNEGISAKNATTWLTVELQGRLKEGVTIEDSPVKSKTLATLVKRIEDNTISGKAAKEVLDYLMENETDVDSVIEKLGLKQVSDDGALLAIIDEILNANQDKVAEYKAGKEKMFGFFVGQAMKASKGSANPNKINDLLKERLS is encoded by the coding sequence ATGTTTGAAGTAATTATCGGATTAGAAGTTCACGCACAGTTAAACACAAATAGTAAACTATTTTGTTCTTGTGCTACAAGCTTTGGAGAAGAACCAAATACAAATGTATGTCCAACTTGTTTAGGATTACCAGGAGCGTTACCAGTTTTAAATAAAGAAGCTGTTCATAAAGCAATTATGCTAGGAACAGCACTAAAAGCAAAAATAAACAAAAAATCTGTTTTTAATAGAAAAAATTACTTCTATCCAGATTTACCAAGTGGATATCAAATTTCTCAATTTGAAATTCCAGTTGTTGGTCTTGGAGAATTAGTTATTGATTTTCCAGATGGAAGACAAAAAACTATTGGTGTAACAAGAGCACACTTAGAAAATGATGCTGGAAAAAATATCCATGCTGGAAATGCTTCACATGTGGATTTAAATAGAGCAGGAACACCACTACTTGAAATTGTTAGTGAACCTGATATGAGAAGTGCTGAAGAAGCTGTTTTATATCTAAAAAAACTTCACTCAATTGTAAGATATCTTGGAATTAGTGATGCTAATATGCAAGAGGGTAGCTTTAGATGTGACGTAAATGTTTCAATTAGACCAAAAGGTGATACAAATCTATATACAAGATGTGAAATCAAAAACATGAACTCTTTTAGATTTATTGAAAAAGCAATTCATTATGAAGTAAATAGACATATTGAAGCTTGGGAAGATGGAGTTCACTCAACTGAAATTGTACAAGAAACTAGACTTTTTGACCCATCAACTGGTGAAACAAGAAGTATGAGAGGAAAAGAGGATGCTGCTGATTATAGATATTTTCCAGATCCAGACCTTTTACCTTTAATCATTACAGATGAAATGATTGCTGAGTATTCAAAAATTCCTGAACTTCCTGATGAGAAAAAAGAGAGATTCGTAAAAGAGTATGGATTAAAAGAGTACGATGCTTCTGTTATAACATCTTCACTTGAAATGGCTAATTTCTTTGATGAAATGATGAACGAAGGAATTAGTGCTAAAAATGCTACTACTTGGCTAACTGTTGAATTACAAGGAAGATTAAAAGAGGGTGTAACTATTGAAGATTCACCTGTAAAATCTAAAACATTAGCAACTCTTGTAAAAAGAATTGAAGACAATACAATCTCAGGAAAAGCAGCTAAAGAAGTTTTAGATTATTTAATGGAAAATGAGACTGATGTTGATTCTGTTATTGAAAAACTTGGACTTAAACAAGTTAGTGATGATGGAGCTTTATTAGCAATTATTGATGAAATTTTAAATGCAAATCAAGATAAAGTAGCTGAATATAAAGCTGGTAAAGAAAAAATGTTTGGATTCTT
- a CDS encoding peptidylprolyl isomerase, which produces MYKFFLSLIIGSSLAYASTVNGIAITVNDEPITIYDIDRTMSVNKITKNEAVSYLIDKTLYDQVIAENNITADIFDINEYIEKLAASNGMDIYTFKSVVKQKYPDYSIFENEAKEAVLRQKLIQKLVKGQLAIATEEDMQLYYEKNINSFSTAKSYEVVQYSSKNKAALMQVVKNPLSVSSEVQKTPITLETKNLQAQMQYLLNETKINTFTPIFTANKQFMTLFIKNKNGLTALSYESVKGKIFNDIMMEREKKYLKEYFEKQKLTADIKIVR; this is translated from the coding sequence ATGTATAAATTTTTTTTATCACTAATAATAGGTTCAAGTCTTGCTTATGCATCAACAGTAAATGGTATTGCTATAACAGTAAATGATGAGCCAATTACTATTTATGATATCGATAGAACAATGTCTGTTAATAAAATAACTAAAAATGAAGCGGTGAGTTATTTGATTGACAAAACTCTTTACGACCAAGTAATTGCAGAAAACAATATTACAGCTGATATTTTTGATATCAATGAGTATATTGAAAAACTTGCTGCTTCAAATGGTATGGATATTTACACTTTTAAATCAGTAGTAAAACAAAAATATCCTGATTACTCTATTTTTGAAAATGAGGCAAAAGAGGCTGTTCTTAGACAAAAATTAATTCAAAAATTAGTTAAAGGTCAATTAGCAATAGCAACTGAAGAAGATATGCAACTTTATTATGAAAAAAATATAAATAGCTTTTCTACAGCAAAAAGTTATGAGGTTGTACAATATTCATCAAAAAATAAAGCAGCTTTAATGCAAGTTGTTAAAAATCCTTTAAGCGTTTCTTCTGAAGTTCAAAAAACTCCAATAACATTAGAAACAAAAAATTTACAAGCTCAAATGCAATATTTATTAAATGAAACAAAAATAAATACATTTACACCTATTTTTACAGCAAATAAGCAGTTTATGACTCTTTTTATAAAAAATAAAAATGGCTTAACTGCTCTTTCTTATGAAAGTGTAAAAGGGAAAATTTTTAATGATATTATGATGGAAAGAGAAAAAAAATATCTTAAAGAATATTTTGAAAAACAAAAATTAACAGCAGATATAAAAATAGTTAGATAA